A genome region from Maridesulfovibrio salexigens DSM 2638 includes the following:
- the nifH gene encoding nitrogenase iron protein — translation MRKVAIYGKGGIGKSTTTQNTVAGLATMDRKVMVVGCDPKADSTRLLLGGLAQKSVLDTLREEGEDVELEDIRKPGFGESWCVESGGPEPGVGCAGRGIITSINMLENLGAYEEGENLDYVFYDVLGDVVCGGFAMPIRDGKAEEIYIVCSGEMMAMYAANNICKGIMKYAESGGVRLGGLICNSRNVDNEKEMIEELAKKLGTQMIYFVPRDNDVQRAEINRKTVIEWDDTVPQADAYRGLAEAIDKNEMFVVPTPLEIEELEQLLLDYGLMEA, via the coding sequence ATGAGAAAAGTAGCAATCTACGGAAAAGGCGGCATCGGAAAATCCACCACCACCCAGAACACCGTAGCCGGACTGGCAACAATGGATCGCAAAGTAATGGTCGTGGGCTGTGACCCCAAAGCGGACTCCACCCGTCTGCTGCTCGGTGGTCTGGCTCAGAAATCCGTTCTCGACACCCTTCGTGAAGAAGGTGAAGACGTTGAACTTGAGGATATCCGTAAACCCGGTTTCGGCGAATCATGGTGTGTTGAGTCCGGCGGTCCTGAACCCGGCGTAGGCTGTGCAGGTCGCGGTATCATCACTTCCATCAACATGCTCGAAAACCTCGGTGCCTACGAAGAAGGCGAAAACCTCGACTATGTTTTCTATGACGTTCTCGGTGACGTTGTTTGCGGTGGATTCGCCATGCCCATCCGCGATGGTAAGGCTGAAGAAATTTACATCGTATGTTCCGGCGAAATGATGGCCATGTATGCGGCCAACAACATCTGCAAAGGTATCATGAAATACGCTGAGTCCGGCGGAGTTCGTCTCGGCGGCCTGATCTGCAACTCACGTAACGTTGATAACGAAAAAGAGATGATCGAAGAGCTGGCCAAAAAGCTCGGCACCCAGATGATCTACTTCGTTCCCCGCGACAACGACGTACAGCGCGCGGAAATCAACCGTAAAACCGTAATCGAATGGGACGACACCGTACCGCAGGCCGATGCTTACAGAGGTCTCGCCGAAGCAATCGATAAAAACGAAATGTTCGTCGTACCCACTCCTCTTGAAATCGAAGAACTGGAACAGCTGCTCCTCGATTACGGCCTGATGGAAGCATAA
- a CDS encoding LeuA family protein, with the protein MLIDTTLREGAQLFGAYFNLETRKRIASSLISMGVDEIEMGWVGQDDLALFAGYARTLGGDTALSVWSPCREKDIEVAAELGLKRINIGVPVSDLHIEKRLDSDRQAILRKLAAAVRTAKDCGFEYVSVGLEDISRADGDFALSMALHAEICGASRVRLADSLGQLTPLAMEKLVRKFREKLHIDIAVHCHDDFGMATANSFTALEAGADYADCSVIGIGERSGIAATEELVARLALREGNTRYSTTVLKDACMVVGAAAKVAIPRTKAVVGTDIFACESGLHTHALSKSPELFEPYDPDSVGTVRKLAVGGKSGRAAVRNALDEYGIDCGTDSLSTLTEAVRQLSLRLERPLTRSEFIKLNDEEVYS; encoded by the coding sequence ATGTTGATCGATACCACCCTGCGTGAAGGCGCACAGTTGTTCGGGGCTTATTTCAATTTGGAAACCCGTAAGCGTATCGCATCTTCCCTCATTTCCATGGGAGTTGATGAGATAGAGATGGGTTGGGTCGGACAAGATGATCTTGCACTTTTCGCAGGATACGCCCGAACCTTAGGAGGGGACACAGCTCTCAGTGTCTGGTCGCCCTGTCGCGAGAAAGACATTGAGGTTGCAGCGGAATTGGGATTAAAGCGCATCAATATCGGAGTCCCGGTTTCGGATTTGCACATTGAAAAACGTCTGGATTCTGATCGTCAGGCTATCCTGCGTAAGCTGGCTGCTGCCGTACGGACTGCCAAGGATTGCGGATTTGAATATGTTTCCGTGGGGCTTGAGGATATTTCCCGTGCGGATGGTGATTTTGCCCTTTCCATGGCTTTGCATGCCGAGATCTGCGGGGCATCAAGGGTTCGTCTGGCGGATTCCCTTGGGCAACTGACTCCTCTTGCCATGGAAAAGCTGGTCAGAAAATTCAGGGAGAAGCTGCATATTGATATTGCCGTGCATTGTCATGATGATTTCGGCATGGCTACTGCCAACTCATTTACCGCCCTTGAAGCCGGAGCTGATTACGCGGACTGCTCCGTCATAGGTATCGGAGAACGCTCCGGTATTGCTGCAACCGAAGAATTAGTGGCGCGGCTGGCTCTGCGTGAAGGCAATACCCGTTATTCCACCACAGTGCTTAAAGATGCCTGTATGGTGGTCGGGGCTGCTGCCAAGGTTGCCATTCCGCGTACCAAGGCTGTTGTCGGCACTGATATCTTCGCTTGTGAATCCGGTCTGCATACCCATGCACTTAGTAAATCACCTGAACTTTTCGAGCCGTACGATCCTGACTCTGTAGGTACAGTACGCAAGTTGGCTGTGGGCGGTAAAAGCGGACGGGCTGCCGTTCGTAATGCCCTCGATGAATACGGCATTGATTGCGGAACAGATTCCCTTTCCACTCTTACCGAGGCCGTGCGCCAGCTCTCCCTGCGGCTTGAACGTCCCCTGACCCGCAGTGAATTTATCAAGCTCAATGATGAGGAGGTTTATTCATGA
- a CDS encoding helix-turn-helix transcriptional regulator, producing the protein MNKAFSGINKDCWGIGEASDNSAVRDFGAVNDCESEDAPMWREFELRPGLRVSAFEAKLSQEYSFSYQKKNDFIDFGFFLEGAVVNNMHETSLGPLRINNVAGSGGLGFFQEMAGVVEFAPLGSTRIIHLHISPELLHELLSADMDAIHEDLKQVLSCRVRKSFFLHHVLDPVVQAAANELFHALVGGNYSRVYLVGKALELIGLQVMKYEGSAVRQGLTPSEIELIRDIRKELTENFDSAPTLAELSGKYSLSVSKIQAGFQELYGRTVFGYLKEFKMRKARMLFEDGDMNVSEVAWALGYTNLSHFSAAFKKRYGVLPKKFLTSVREKKTSALSS; encoded by the coding sequence ATGAATAAGGCTTTTTCTGGAATTAATAAAGATTGCTGGGGAATTGGAGAAGCTTCTGATAATAGCGCAGTGCGTGATTTTGGAGCTGTTAATGATTGTGAATCAGAAGATGCTCCTATGTGGAGGGAGTTCGAACTGAGGCCGGGGTTACGGGTAAGCGCTTTCGAGGCTAAGCTTTCGCAGGAATATTCTTTCAGTTATCAGAAAAAGAATGATTTTATCGACTTCGGATTCTTCCTTGAAGGGGCTGTTGTAAATAACATGCATGAAACGTCGCTTGGCCCGCTTCGGATAAATAATGTTGCCGGTAGCGGAGGTTTGGGTTTTTTTCAGGAAATGGCCGGAGTTGTGGAGTTTGCGCCTTTAGGGTCGACCAGAATCATCCATCTGCATATCAGCCCGGAATTGCTGCACGAATTGTTGAGTGCCGATATGGATGCGATTCATGAGGATCTTAAGCAGGTTTTAAGTTGCAGGGTCAGGAAGAGCTTTTTCCTCCACCATGTGCTGGACCCGGTTGTACAGGCTGCGGCAAATGAGCTGTTTCATGCTTTGGTCGGCGGGAATTACAGCAGGGTTTATCTTGTGGGCAAGGCTCTTGAGTTAATCGGTCTTCAGGTAATGAAATACGAAGGTTCTGCGGTCAGGCAGGGGCTTACTCCCAGTGAAATCGAGCTTATCAGGGATATTCGTAAAGAGTTGACGGAAAATTTTGATTCCGCTCCCACTCTGGCTGAACTTTCCGGTAAATATTCCTTAAGTGTGAGCAAGATACAGGCAGGCTTTCAAGAACTGTATGGAAGGACTGTCTTCGGTTACTTGAAAGAGTTTAAAATGCGTAAGGCACGGATGCTTTTTGAAGACGGCGATATGAATGTCAGTGAGGTTGCGTGGGCTTTGGGATACACCAACCTGAGTCACTTCAGCGCAGCTTTTAAGAAACGGTATGGAGTACTTCCGAAGAAATTTCTTACCTCCGTTCGCGAGAAAAAAACTTCGGCTTTATCATCTTGA